Within Stella humosa, the genomic segment CCCAGGGACTACGCCCGCGCCATCTGCGGACCGACCGGCGACCGCGCTGCGCAGCCTGGGGGCTCCGCGCGGACGCCTCTTGCCACCCACCTAAACCCAGGCTCAGATCAACCCAGGACTCTCGTTATGGCTGGATGAGAAACGGGGGTCACGTCAAGCGGTGCACGCGCGCCGCGCCCAACAGAAGCGCGCCACCCGACCCGACGCCGGCGAACGCCCCTTCTGGGCCCAGCGTAGGCCAAGGCATCTTTTCTCCGGCGAGATGCGCTGCGGAGCGCGTGAAGGTGCCTATACCAAGGTGGGCGCGAACCTGTTCAGCTGTGCCAGCGCGCGGAACAACGGCACCTGCGACGATCGGCTGAACATCCGCCCGAAGTTCTGGAAGTCGCCGTCGTCGACGGCTTCCGCAACCACCTCCTCGACCCGGACTTGTTCAAGGTGTTCGCGGCCGAGTTCCATGCCGAGGTGAACCGCCTGCGCATGGATGAAGGCGCAGATAGGGCGGCGGCCGACGCCGAGTTGCAGCGGATCGAGCAGAAGTTGAAGCGCATCGTGACCGCGATCGCCGACCGCGCATCCGGGCGCATCTTCCAGGCCAGATCACCGAACTGGAGCCCGGCAGGACGAGTTCAACCGCCTGCTGGCAGCCCCTGCTCACATGTCCGAGCCAGCTACATAAGCCCCAAATCCGACACGGCGATACTTAGCATGCGAGGCGTATTTGCGACTTGGCCACAGGCGGCGGTGAACGGTAGGCGCTTCTCGGCCAGTTGCGGACGTTGACAACTCGCCCGTCTCCCATTCACTTCCGTTGGATGATCAGCGTCCAAAAAGCCTGCCCTATCGTCAGCAGAACTACCGAGCATGGGCTCGAAGTTCTCGCCTTTCGGCATCCGTCGGCGGGATGCCAGTTTGTGAAAGGCACCATTGAGAAAGGGGAACTGCCCCGGGATGCGGCTAGCCGTGAACTTTTTGAAGAAAGTGGTTTGATATGTCCGGTGGAGATGGCTGCCTTGGGCACGACGGATATAGGGCCGGAACGGATAATATGGCACTTCTTCACTTGGGGCTCGACAGGGCTCCTGGACTGCTGGGAACATGCCACGGACGACGATGGTGGCCACACGTTCGCATTCTTCTGGCATCCAATCAGTGTGCCGCTTGATGGAGATTGGCACCCGATCTTCAAGGAAGCCTTCCAGTTCGTCTGTAGTCATCTAGCTGCTCGATGATCGCCATTGGCGGATCAGTGCCATTGCGGCATTCGGTGATCTGTTGCGAAGAGCTTGCTATTGCGCTAGCTCAACAGGATGACAGCCGTCCCCAAATCCAGTGTTATCCGCATTAAAGCCTTGGGCCTCCATTGGCGCGGCCCCCGGCTCCTGGGATTTGAGGTTTACGACCATGAAGGTCGTCTCAAGGGCGTGCGGCCGCTAGGCGGTAGCATTGCGTTTGGCGAATCCGCAAAAGATGCCGTCATCAGAGAATTCAAAGAAGAGATTGACGTGGAAGTTTCCGTTCTCGCAGGTCCCACGGTCCTGGAGAACGTCTTCGTCCACGAGGGCCAACGCTGTCACGAAATCCTATTCATTTTCGACTTGGCATTTCCTCCAGGAGCTTTCGAGGCACAGGAACGCATTCAATTCCAAGAAGATGACGGTACCTCAATGGTGGCAGCTTGGTATGATCCGCGAGAATTAGACATTGACGGAAGCCCGGAGCTTTACCCGAAGGGCCTCAAAACTCGTCTACTTGGTCGATGACCGGTGTTGGCGCTGAGCCGACGTTCAAATGAAAATCCTGCGGCAGCTTTTCACTCCAGTTTTGCGGCCCCTTTCATCGATGGCGGCATGACAGCGCATTCCGGCCGTTTTCCCCGAGCGAATAGGAGCGGCGGCGACCCTAAGCGACTGGCTGAACACGCTCTGAAATAATGCGGAGGAACGCGGGCACAAACCCCGGACTTCAGCCAATCTGATGGCATTCCTTCGCATTGTGGTTTGCTGTGGATAACGCCGGTTATGTCGACCTCACCATAACTCCAGCCACGATCCGATTTAGGCGGCGTGGTCGTCCCGTACCTCGGGCATCAAGGCCAGGTCGGCCGACAGGAAGGCCGCGCCAAGCTCGCAACAAGCTCCTCCATCGCATAGCCTTCCTCCCCGAAGCGCTTGCGCCCGAAGCTGCGGTCTAGAGCACGTCCTGTTGAACGCCGACTCTGTGAATGGGTGACGGACTGTCCGGTTTGTGATTCACCGTCTCTGTTGAAGGAGGCGGTGATGACGCGGGCTTACGGTGATGATCTTCGGTCACGGGTTCTGAAGGCGGCTGCGGAAGGCGCTTCGGCGCGGGCGGCGGCGGCCCGGTTCGGGATCGGCGTTTCGACGGCGATCGTGTGGATCCGGCGCGCCCGGCAGGATGGTGAGCGCACGGCCCGGCGGCAGGGCAAGCCGCCGGGCTCGCGCCTGGACGCACACGAGGCATTCATCGTTGCGATGATCCAGGCGGACCGGGACGTGACCCTGAACGAGACGGTTGCTCGGCTTGCGACCGAGTGCGTTGTGGAAATCCGCCGCAGTGCCCTGAGCACCTGGCTTCGCGGTCGCGGCTGGACGTTCAAAAAAAGTCCGCACACGCACTGGAGCAGGACCGTCCCGACATCCTGAAGCAGCGCCAGGAGTGGTTCGACGGCCAACCGGACCTGGACCCCGAGCGACTCGTCTTCATCGACGAAACCGGCCTTTCCACCAAGATGGCCCGCCTGCGCGGCCGCGCTCCACGCGGCGAGCGCTGCCGTGCCGGCGTGCCGCACGGACATTGGAAGACCACGACGTTCGCCGGTGCCTTGCGCCTGACCGGGATGACCGCGCCCTTCGTCTACGATGGCGCCATGAACGGCGAGGTCTTCCTGGCCTACGTCGAGCAGGTGCTGGTTCCGACGTTGCGGGCGGGCGACATCGTCATCATGGACAACCTCCCCGCCCACAAGCCCGAGCGTATCCGGGAGACGATCGAGAAGGCTGGGGCCACCCGCATGCTCCTGCCGCCCTACAGTCCCGACTTCAACCCGATCGAGAACGCCTTTGCCAAGCTCAAGGCCCTGCTGCGAGCCAGGGCCGCGCGCACCATCGACGCCCTCTGGGATGCCGTTCGATCGCTCATCCGCCGCTTCTCACCAGCCGAATGCGCAAACTACTTCAAGGCTGCTGGATACGAACCGGAGTAAGCCGGATCTGCTCTAGTTGCGCTCAGCGCCCCGATTACCGCCTCCGCCAGCTTCGAGGACGATTGCGGGTTCTGGCCAGTCATGAGGTTGCCGTCAGTGACCACGAAAGTGCCCCAGTTGCGCCCCTGCTCGAAATGGGCGCCTTTCTTGCGCAGCGTGTCGGCGAGCAGCCAGGGCGCATTGTCGGCGGTCCCGAACTCGATCTCTTCCTCGTCCGTTAGCGAGGTCATCCGGCGGCCGGCGAACGGCCATTGGCCGTCCGCGTCGGTCGCAGCGAGGAGCGCGGCCGGGCCGTGGCACACAGCGGCGATCACCTTGGACCGCTTGTCGGCCTCGACGAGGACACGGCCCATGTCTGGATCCTTGTACAGGTCCTCCACTGGACCATGTCCGCCAGGCACCACAACCGCGTCGTAAGTGCTGGTGTCGATATTGGCGAGGACCAGGGGTTGCTCGATCCGTTCGGCATTCGAGGCGAGATAGCTGCGCATCTGGTCGGCGATGTCGTCGCCGACGACCTTCGGGTCGAGGCTTTTCTTGTCCATCGTCGGAATCACGCCACCGGGGCTCGCCAGATCGACTTGATAGCCGGCCTTCACGAATGCTTCGTCGAGATCCACGAACTCTTGGGCCCACACGCCCGATTCATAGATCGAGCCGTCTGCGCGGGTCCATTTGTCGGCCGCGGAAAGAACAATCAGAACCTTGGTCATCACACTTCTCCTGCTTGGGTGGTTTGCAAATTCGGGCGGAGACTAGGCAGGAACCGGCTTTGGTCCCTCCGCCATCGCCTTGCCGCCGCTAGAGCGCATGTCGCTGACGGTCTGGTCGGGCAGCGGCAGGCAAGCGCGTATGATGCACCTGCACCTGCGCACCGGCCTTTCCGAGCGCAACCGCAACAGCCCGGCCCGTTCCACGTGCGGCGCTGATGACGAGCGCGGTCTTCCCGCTGCACGAGTGCACGGTGTCCTTCATCGTTGCTGCTCCGCATAGTTTGACGCTACGCGACGGCATCCCGTCGCTCATCCCTGGGATATGCCTCGTTGGCAAATGCCCTTGGTAGACAAGCTATAAAATAGGGGGCATTCCCTTCGGGGGAATTACTTTATATATTCCGCCTATATACCCTGGAGGCATAACGACGAAATGGAATTGCGGCATCTCAGATATCTCGTGGCGGTCGCCGAGGAAGGCAGCCTCAAGAGGGCGGCCGAGAAGCGTCTCCACACCGCGCAGCCATCTTTGAGCCGCCAATTGCGCGATCTCGAACTCGAGGTCGGCACCGACCTCCTCAAGCGCAGCTCGCGCGGGGTCGAGCTCACGCCCGCGGGACAGGCGTTCATCGAGCATGCCCGGCTGTCGTTGTACCAGGCAGGGGAGGCGGTCGCTGCGGCACGGCGCGTGGTCAGGCCGACCAAGACCAGCTTTTCAGTCGGCTTCTTGACCGGGCAGGAGGTCGAGTGGCTGCCCCATGTGACCAATGTGCTCAGCGGGCAATTGAAGAATATCGACTTCAGGGTATCGAGCGACTTCTCTCCGGACGTCGCCCAAGCAGTTAAGCTGGGCGAGATCGATCTTGGATTCTCGCGTATCGAGCCGCAGCCCGACGTCATCTACAAGGTCATCGCGCACGAGCCGATTGTTGTGATCCTGCCGAGCGATCATCCTCTGGCCGGAAAGCCAGAGATTGATCCGGGGGAACTCGACCCGGAAACTTTCATCGGATATTCCGACACGCCACACGTCTTGAGGGGGATCGTTGAGAAATACCTGGGCGATCGGGGCGTGAGGGTTTCACCCACTCATTTCCTCGACGGGTTTGCCACCGGCATCTCCCTTGTGGCGTCCACTCGCGGCGTTACTCTGCTGCCGGCCTATGTCGAACCTCTACTGCCCTGGTCGGTGGTGAGCCGGCCACTCTCCGGCAAGCCTCCAGTCATTGAGATCGCGGCAGGCTATCGGGCCGACAATCCCTCACCCGTGCTCCATAGCTTCCTGGAGAAAATTGACGAACTGATTGCCTCCCACGCCGCCACGCCAAGGCTGATGCGCCCACAACGTTAGCGTTCTTGGCGACGCCAACTATTCTATTACATCGACACTATCGGATGATTCACAGACGGACGTAGCCGTGCGAATCTCGGCCGTCAGGTGCGCCTGTACCGGACGGTGGCGGGCTTAAGCCAGACCCAACTGGCCGAGACCATCGGGCTCACATTCCAACAGGTCCAGAAGTATGAACGCGGTAGCAACCGCATATCCGCCAGCGTTCTCACGCGGATTAGCGCGACGCTGGGGGTAGCCGTGGACGCCTTCTTCCCCAATGAAGGGGTCGAGGCGCTTGAGAGCAATGACGGCATCATGCTGCGACGGGAGGCCATTGAGTTGGCGCGCGCGTTCGAGCGGCTACAGGACCCGGAGCTACGGTCGGCGGTGATGGATCTCGTGGTGAAGCTTGGGCACCTGGTACCGGCGCCCAAACCAATCGTCGCCAAACGGCCTGCCGGATAATCCGCCTTCCCGCCTGTTCAGCTTCGCAGCAGGCCGTCTTCGGCGTCGACACCCGAACTTCCTGGGAAAGCCGCGGCGATGGCGCTGGCTGGGAGCCGCAGATGGTCCCGCAGCAGCCCCTTCGCGATAGCGCGCAGGTCGCGTGTCGGTTGCAGGTCCCGCTTCTCGAACAGCCTGTCTTCCGACAATCCCGGCCAGTCGGCCAGGACCCGACCTCCGCGCACGACGCCACCCAGCAGGAATGCGGCACCACCCGTGCCGTGGTCGGTACCATTATTGCCGTTGACCCGCGCTGTGCGACCGAACTCCGTCATGACGAGGATAGCGGTACGGTCCCACACTTCGCCGAGCTGGGCACGCATGGCCGCCAAGCCATCGTCCAGCTGCCCTAGAACTGGCTCGAGGCGGCGTGGCTGGTCTGCATGGGTATCCCAGCCGCCGATCTCCAAGGCGGCGACGCGCGGTCCATGTGGCGCTGCCAGCAACGTGCCGGCCGAGGCCGCTAGGGCCATGAAGCCCCCTCCCCGCTGTGGCTCCTCCATCAGTACGCTACTGGCGTAACCGCGGCCGCGTAGCCCTTCCAATACCGCGGGGCCCAGCAGTGGGTCGGCGTGCAGCGTTTCGGCCATGCGGGCGTAGAGATCGGGCGGTGGGCGCACCGGGCGCGGCGGCGCCCACATGCCGACCCGGCGAGGCCCACGCATCAGCAGCGGGAGATCCAGGCCTACGGCCAGCCCCACTTCGGGCCGGTCGGACGGCACGTTGGGCAGGCTTTCCAGCGCGCGATTGAGCCAACCGGACGTGAGGCGCTCCGGCGCCCCACTCTCCATCATGTCCTGCGCCTCGAAATGGCTCCGGTTGCGATAGGGGCCGGCAACGGCGTGGATCGGCAGCACCGCCCCTTCGCGATAGTAGCCGTGCAGATTGGCCAGCCGCGGGTGCAGACCAAAAAAGCCACCGCAATCGAGCAGGCCACCCTCCTGCCCGGGTTCCGGCAGAGCGATCGGCCCTCGCAGCTCCCGATATCGGGCGTCACCGTATGGGGCGAGGACCGCCATCCCGTCCATGGCGCCGCGCAGGATGACAACGACAAGCCGGCCATCCTCAGCCTGGGAGGTGCCGGCGGTTGCGGCGACCGCCAGCCGGGCATTGGCCGACATCGCCAGGGCGGAGAGCCCCAATAGGAAGCTGCGCCGGCCGATCCTTGGTAGGTGGGTCATCGCCGTTGGAACTCTGCGCTGGCGAGGATCATGGCAATGGCATCTCGTGGCGAGCCGGCGCGCCGTACGGCGTCCCGCGTCGTGTCGGGCGCCAGCGGGCCAAGTGCGGTGTCCAGGATCATCATGGGTTCGAGCCGTGTAATACGCCCCGCGGCATCGTACGCCCAGTCAAGGCGCTGCATCATTGGCTCCGGGCCCAGCCAATCCACCGCCCGATCGGGCCACCCGTTGGGCTGGAGCGCTGTCCAATAGGGTTGGTTGAGACTGCTACACCCGCGAAAGGCCAGACGCCCGACGGCTTCTCCGCTAGCGCCACAGGCACGGTAGGAGGCCGTGACATAGTCCACCGGGCTGCGCAGCTTCGAGAGCGGTGGAGCCCAGGCTTCGGGCATACGCGGCAGCGCCGCCGCCACCGCGCGCAGATCGCCGCCCGTGTCGCGCAGGATGCCCTCGATGCGGCCTGTCACGGTTGCAGGCGGGTCATCCGCGATGAAGTGACGGGCCAGTTTGGTGGCCAGAAAGCGGTGGGTGGACGCATGATTGGCGAGGAAGCGCAGCGCCTCCTCGGTCGCCTCTTCACCTTCTTCGAAACGGCGCCCCATCACCATCTTCGTTCCAGGCTCGTGGCTGGACTGCCGGAAGACGGTACCGAACGGCTCCTTCTTGCGTTCGTAGCTCCAACCCGTCAGCAGGCGGGCGAACGCCGTCACATCGTCCTGTGTGTATTCAGCCGCCGGCGAAACGGTGTGGAGCTCAAGGATCTCGCGCGCCAGGTTCTCGTTCAATCCCCGGCCACTCCGGCGACCCGCGGGGCTGTTCGGCCCGATGGACGAAGCTTGATTCAGATAACCCAGCATCGCCGGATGCTTGAACACGGCGAGTAGCAGATCTTCAAAGCGTCCGGTGACATGCGGCCGTATCGCCTCGCGCATGTAGGGACCGATGACGGTCGATACCGGGTAACCACCACGCTTGCTGACAGTAAAATGGTTGGCCCAGAACTCCACCAGTCGCTCGCGATAGGGCATCGCGGTATCGATGCGACGCGCCAGCGCGGCAATTGCCTCAATCTGAAAGTTCTGCTCGATCGGATTGGCCTGGCCCGGGCCAGGCTGCCCCGCGGCTTCGAGCTCCAGCCAGATGCGGTAGCCATCGGCAATAGCAGGGGGCGCCGTCAAGCCGGCCGGCACAGGTGGCGTATCGGCGCCCTCGATCTGGGTATCGAGCCACGCGATTGGGTCAGCGGGTAACGGTTGGTCCGGGCGTGGCCCTAGCCCAAAACGGATCGCCGCCTGAATCGGTCGCGAGTCCATCGGTGGAGTGTATCACCGGGCGGCCTCACTTCGACCGAACTGAAAGGGCCAATCCGATGGGAATTGCCGGACAAGACGGATGGCATCGGGCCCACCCTCTGACTTGTTTAAAGCCCGTCCTGCTTCTCGCCTCGCGCCACTATGGACAATGACCCATCCGGCAATGGCCTCTGGAGCTGCAACGCCTCGGGCGTCGGCGCCGTCATCCAGACATCGATCTCCTCGCGCGTCCGGAGAATCACCGGCATCGCCTTTGGGTGGATGAGCCCGACTTCCTGATTGGGATCGGTAGTCAGGAATGCGAACAGGTCATTGGTTGTCTCGCCCTCGCGGACTTTGCGGACCGAGGTCCATCTGCACCAAATGCCGGCGAACACTGCCAAAGGCCGGCTGTTGTCGAACGCAAACCATGCCGGTGGCCGGCTTCCATCGGGCTGCAGCTCCGGTTCGGAGAAGCTGGTGAACGGGACCACGCACCGGTTCTCGATTCCGAGCCAGCGCCGCCAATGCGGTGAAGTGGTGTTGCGGACGTTGGTCACACCCGGATCCGAATTGCGCCCCTTGAGGGCAAACACGGGCGACGGCATGCCCCAGCGCGCCAGCGTCAGCTC encodes:
- a CDS encoding NUDIX domain-containing protein is translated as MISVQKACPIVSRTTEHGLEVLAFRHPSAGCQFVKGTIEKGELPRDAASRELFEESGLICPVEMAALGTTDIGPERIIWHFFTWGSTGLLDCWEHATDDDGGHTFAFFWHPISVPLDGDWHPIFKEAFQFVCSHLAAR
- a CDS encoding NUDIX hydrolase; translation: MTAVPKSSVIRIKALGLHWRGPRLLGFEVYDHEGRLKGVRPLGGSIAFGESAKDAVIREFKEEIDVEVSVLAGPTVLENVFVHEGQRCHEILFIFDLAFPPGAFEAQERIQFQEDDGTSMVAAWYDPRELDIDGSPELYPKGLKTRLLGR
- a CDS encoding IS630 family transposase (programmed frameshift), which encodes MTRAYGDDLRSRVLKAAAEGASARAAAARFGIGVSTAIVWIRRARQDGERTARRQGKPPGSRLDAHEAFIVAMIQADRDVTLNETVARLATECVVEIRRSALSTWLRGRGWTFKKKSAHALEQDRPDILKQRQEWFDGQPDLDPERLVFIDETGLSTKMARLRGRAPRGERCRAGVPHGHWKTTTFAGALRLTGMTAPFVYDGAMNGEVFLAYVEQVLVPTLRAGDIVIMDNLPAHKPERIRETIEKAGATRMLLPPYSPDFNPIENAFAKLKALLRARAARTIDALWDAVRSLIRRFSPAECANYFKAAGYEPE
- a CDS encoding type 1 glutamine amidotransferase domain-containing protein, encoding MTKVLIVLSAADKWTRADGSIYESGVWAQEFVDLDEAFVKAGYQVDLASPGGVIPTMDKKSLDPKVVGDDIADQMRSYLASNAERIEQPLVLANIDTSTYDAVVVPGGHGPVEDLYKDPDMGRVLVEADKRSKVIAAVCHGPAALLAATDADGQWPFAGRRMTSLTDEEEIEFGTADNAPWLLADTLRKKGAHFEQGRNWGTFVVTDGNLMTGQNPQSSSKLAEAVIGALSATRADPAYSGSYPAALK
- a CDS encoding LysR family transcriptional regulator codes for the protein MAVAEEGSLKRAAEKRLHTAQPSLSRQLRDLELEVGTDLLKRSSRGVELTPAGQAFIEHARLSLYQAGEAVAAARRVVRPTKTSFSVGFLTGQEVEWLPHVTNVLSGQLKNIDFRVSSDFSPDVAQAVKLGEIDLGFSRIEPQPDVIYKVIAHEPIVVILPSDHPLAGKPEIDPGELDPETFIGYSDTPHVLRGIVEKYLGDRGVRVSPTHFLDGFATGISLVASTRGVTLLPAYVEPLLPWSVVSRPLSGKPPVIEIAAGYRADNPSPVLHSFLEKIDELIASHAATPRLMRPQR
- a CDS encoding helix-turn-helix domain-containing protein; this encodes MRLYRTVAGLSQTQLAETIGLTFQQVQKYERGSNRISASVLTRISATLGVAVDAFFPNEGVEALESNDGIMLRREAIELARAFERLQDPELRSAVMDLVVKLGHLVPAPKPIVAKRPAG
- a CDS encoding DUF1501 domain-containing protein, with protein sequence MTHLPRIGRRSFLLGLSALAMSANARLAVAATAGTSQAEDGRLVVVILRGAMDGMAVLAPYGDARYRELRGPIALPEPGQEGGLLDCGGFFGLHPRLANLHGYYREGAVLPIHAVAGPYRNRSHFEAQDMMESGAPERLTSGWLNRALESLPNVPSDRPEVGLAVGLDLPLLMRGPRRVGMWAPPRPVRPPPDLYARMAETLHADPLLGPAVLEGLRGRGYASSVLMEEPQRGGGFMALAASAGTLLAAPHGPRVAALEIGGWDTHADQPRRLEPVLGQLDDGLAAMRAQLGEVWDRTAILVMTEFGRTARVNGNNGTDHGTGGAAFLLGGVVRGGRVLADWPGLSEDRLFEKRDLQPTRDLRAIAKGLLRDHLRLPASAIAAAFPGSSGVDAEDGLLRS
- a CDS encoding DUF1800 domain-containing protein; this encodes MDSRPIQAAIRFGLGPRPDQPLPADPIAWLDTQIEGADTPPVPAGLTAPPAIADGYRIWLELEAAGQPGPGQANPIEQNFQIEAIAALARRIDTAMPYRERLVEFWANHFTVSKRGGYPVSTVIGPYMREAIRPHVTGRFEDLLLAVFKHPAMLGYLNQASSIGPNSPAGRRSGRGLNENLAREILELHTVSPAAEYTQDDVTAFARLLTGWSYERKKEPFGTVFRQSSHEPGTKMVMGRRFEEGEEATEEALRFLANHASTHRFLATKLARHFIADDPPATVTGRIEGILRDTGGDLRAVAAALPRMPEAWAPPLSKLRSPVDYVTASYRACGASGEAVGRLAFRGCSSLNQPYWTALQPNGWPDRAVDWLGPEPMMQRLDWAYDAAGRITRLEPMMILDTALGPLAPDTTRDAVRRAGSPRDAIAMILASAEFQRR
- a CDS encoding SOS response-associated peptidase, whose product is MFSFAAGSQSGTIMARAPSAAGTDREGNAVCNLYSLTKGQQAIRDLTAAMLDRTGNLQPQPGIFPDYMAPVVRNQPEGRELTLARWGMPSPVFALKGRNSDPGVTNVRNTTSPHWRRWLGIENRCVVPFTSFSEPELQPDGSRPPAWFAFDNSRPLAVFAGIWCRWTSVRKVREGETTNDLFAFLTTDPNQEVGLIHPKAMPVILRTREEIDVWMTAPTPEALQLQRPLPDGSLSIVARGEKQDGL